From a single Stackebrandtia endophytica genomic region:
- a CDS encoding plasmid stabilization protein — translation MPQSAWNKKRERQYKHVKASEKSQGRSTRRAEEIAARTVNKERARAGESRTSSRTSTKDISSGRRGGLRSGTGPQGRTREQLYNEARKKNIKGRSSMNKAQLEKAVGRR, via the coding sequence ATGCCGCAGTCCGCGTGGAACAAGAAACGTGAACGTCAGTACAAGCACGTCAAGGCTAGCGAAAAGAGCCAGGGACGCAGTACACGACGCGCCGAGGAAATCGCGGCGCGCACCGTGAACAAGGAGCGTGCCCGTGCCGGCGAGTCACGTACGTCGAGCCGCACCTCGACCAAGGACATCTCCTCGGGTAGGCGCGGTGGTCTGCGATCCGGAACCGGACCGCAGGGCCGTACTCGGGAACAGCTGTACAACGAGGCCCGGAAGAAGAACATCAAGGGCCGTTCGAGCATGAACAAGGCGCAGCTGGAGAAGGCGGTCGGCCGTCGCTGA
- a CDS encoding SigB/SigF/SigG family RNA polymerase sigma factor has product MNHVADTLRTSAIDTAAPNLDARLRRALVELAATPKNDPRRQALRHDIIEHAMPLADRLARRFANRGVPLEDLTQVARLGLVKAVDGFTTRRGSEFSRFAVPTILGELKRHFRDKGWIIRVPRRLQETRLALNEATPILNQELGRTPTVDDYATYLRMSPEDVRAGMACVHAYDAVSLHTPAHPGSEEELSELIGEEDPAMSTAETRTTLRPIIDRLPERERRILAMRYADDLTQAQIADRIHLSQMHVSRLLRQSLARLREELRAGRREPVRG; this is encoded by the coding sequence ATGAACCACGTTGCCGATACCCTTCGTACTTCCGCGATAGACACCGCCGCCCCCAACCTTGACGCGCGCCTTCGTCGTGCGCTGGTGGAACTGGCGGCCACACCGAAGAACGACCCGCGCCGACAGGCGCTGCGGCACGACATCATCGAACACGCCATGCCGCTGGCCGACCGTCTCGCGCGCCGATTCGCCAACCGTGGCGTCCCCCTGGAGGATCTGACCCAGGTGGCGAGGCTGGGCCTGGTGAAAGCGGTCGACGGTTTCACGACGCGACGGGGAAGCGAGTTCAGCCGCTTCGCGGTTCCCACCATTCTCGGTGAACTCAAACGCCACTTCCGTGACAAGGGCTGGATCATCCGAGTGCCCAGGCGGCTTCAGGAGACCCGGCTGGCGCTGAACGAGGCGACCCCGATTCTCAACCAGGAACTGGGACGAACGCCGACGGTCGACGACTACGCGACCTACCTGCGGATGTCCCCCGAAGATGTGCGGGCCGGCATGGCCTGTGTCCACGCCTACGACGCGGTTTCGCTGCACACTCCTGCTCATCCCGGCTCGGAGGAGGAGCTGTCGGAACTGATCGGGGAAGAGGACCCGGCCATGTCGACCGCCGAAACCCGCACCACGTTGCGACCGATCATCGATCGGTTGCCGGAGCGGGAGCGGCGCATCCTGGCGATGCGTTACGCCGACGATCTGACTCAGGCGCAGATCGCCGACCGGATCCATCTCTCCCAGATGCACGTGTCGCGGTTGCTGCGACAGTCACTGGCCCGGCTGCGGGAGGAACTGCGGGCCGGCCGGAGGGAACCGGTCCGAGGCTGA
- a CDS encoding GNAT family N-acetyltransferase has translation MPPSLEPITPDNVDAACRIKVSTEQDDYVAPVPHSLAEAYASYRTAWPRLIMDGDQAVGFVMGGFDPEAEVDFFRCGIWRLNVDARHQGAGYGRFAVEALIDEARRRGSKRVTVMWKQGEHGPENFYLKLGFTPTGEEFHGQVVGELFID, from the coding sequence ATGCCGCCCTCTCTTGAACCGATCACCCCCGACAACGTCGACGCCGCCTGCCGTATCAAGGTCTCGACCGAACAGGACGACTACGTGGCGCCGGTGCCCCACTCGCTCGCGGAGGCGTACGCGTCCTACCGAACCGCGTGGCCGCGACTGATCATGGACGGCGATCAGGCGGTGGGCTTCGTGATGGGCGGTTTCGACCCGGAAGCGGAGGTGGATTTCTTCCGCTGCGGTATCTGGCGACTCAACGTCGATGCCCGTCACCAGGGCGCCGGTTACGGTCGATTCGCGGTCGAGGCCCTGATCGATGAGGCGCGTCGGCGCGGATCGAAGCGGGTTACGGTGATGTGGAAGCAGGGCGAGCACGGCCCGGAGAACTTCTACCTCAAGTTGGGTTTCACCCCGACCGGCGAGGAATTCCACGGCCAGGTCGTGGGGGAACTGTTCATCGATTAG
- a CDS encoding MFS transporter, whose translation MSFRFAARAEPALARARFGVFGYFATSGFIMGCWAAGLPALEERLELGPARLGNALLLIAAGALVSMLFTGRACDRFTSRRIARFAGPISALALIGPALAGSHGQLMTLAVIYGLTVGAIEVSMNVNSIEVETYYKRPIVSSFHGLWSLGGAVGGGLTALGNTVGLDPQKMLVGGAVLAAIGFVVFGRMLLPPPHLASEVSAADADGTRPKPAGMRWGVILLLGIVAFAGHISEGAAIDWAAVHARQILDVGLGTAPIAYTVFSVAMTMVRLLGDPIRARLGSARTLFAAGVLASAGFGLVLISPTVDGWAMPVASAGWFFAGAGLATVIPVIFSAVGAHGGSVGKALSTVTVFGSAGLLIGPAAIGHLAEATSLPTALIVPALLAALVAVSGPPAIRALAAGRPDPAKRTDVPEPV comes from the coding sequence ATGTCGTTCCGGTTCGCCGCGCGCGCCGAGCCGGCGCTGGCACGTGCCCGATTCGGGGTGTTCGGATACTTCGCGACCTCCGGCTTCATCATGGGATGCTGGGCCGCCGGGCTGCCCGCGCTGGAGGAACGACTCGAACTCGGCCCGGCCCGACTCGGCAACGCACTGCTGCTCATCGCCGCCGGGGCCCTGGTCAGCATGCTGTTCACCGGCCGCGCGTGCGACCGCTTCACCAGCCGCCGTATCGCCCGCTTCGCCGGGCCCATCTCCGCACTGGCGCTCATCGGTCCCGCGCTGGCGGGAAGCCACGGCCAGTTGATGACGTTGGCGGTGATTTACGGACTCACCGTCGGCGCCATCGAAGTGTCGATGAACGTGAACTCCATCGAGGTCGAGACCTACTACAAGCGACCCATCGTCTCCTCCTTCCACGGCCTGTGGAGCCTCGGCGGCGCGGTCGGCGGCGGCCTCACGGCACTGGGCAACACCGTGGGCCTCGACCCGCAGAAGATGCTGGTCGGCGGCGCGGTCCTGGCGGCGATCGGGTTCGTCGTCTTCGGGCGGATGCTGTTGCCACCACCTCACCTGGCCTCGGAGGTCTCCGCCGCCGACGCGGACGGAACCCGGCCGAAGCCCGCCGGTATGCGGTGGGGCGTCATCCTGCTGTTGGGAATCGTCGCGTTCGCCGGTCACATCAGCGAGGGTGCGGCGATCGACTGGGCGGCCGTGCACGCCCGCCAGATCCTCGACGTGGGACTGGGTACCGCGCCCATCGCCTACACGGTGTTCAGCGTCGCCATGACCATGGTGCGGTTGCTCGGTGACCCGATCCGTGCCCGGCTCGGATCGGCGCGAACCCTGTTCGCCGCCGGGGTACTGGCCTCCGCTGGATTCGGGTTGGTGCTGATCTCCCCGACGGTGGACGGTTGGGCGATGCCGGTGGCCAGCGCGGGATGGTTTTTCGCCGGAGCGGGCCTTGCCACGGTCATCCCGGTGATCTTCAGCGCCGTCGGGGCACACGGCGGCTCGGTGGGGAAGGCCCTGTCGACGGTCACCGTCTTCGGCAGCGCCGGGCTGCTGATCGGTCCCGCCGCGATCGGACACCTCGCCGAGGCGACCAGCCTGCCCACCGCACTCATCGTTCCCGCCCTGTTGGCGGCCCTGGTGGCCGTCAGCGGCCCACCGGCGATTCGGGCGTTGGCCGCGGGGCGCCCCGACCCCGCCAAACGCACCGATGTCCCCGAACCGGTGTGA
- a CDS encoding ATP-dependent DNA ligase, producing the protein MDLPVMPPIKPMLAKPVAKMPQGDYLYEPKWDGFRAIVFRDGDDVEIGSRNVRPITRYFPELVEAFRRELPQRCVLDGEIVIASGDRLDFEALQQRIHPAKSRVDLLSRETPASFVAFDVLALDDVDLRGEPMARRHALLREALAGVSAPVHLTPVTGDSDVATQWFTRFEGAGLDGVVAKPVDVGYQSDKRLMLKVKHTRTADCVVAGYRVHKSGPDRIGSLLLGLYTAEGDLANVGAIGAFTAARRAELFTELQPLVTDLAGHPWAWEEQEAGNRTPMNASGSRWAAGKDLSFVPLRPELVVEVKYDHLEGDRFRHTAQFVRWRPDRTPESCTYEQLEEVVKYDLAEVLSSGD; encoded by the coding sequence ATGGACTTGCCCGTGATGCCGCCGATCAAGCCGATGCTGGCCAAACCGGTCGCGAAGATGCCGCAGGGCGACTACCTGTACGAACCGAAGTGGGACGGCTTTCGCGCCATCGTGTTCCGCGACGGAGACGACGTCGAGATCGGCAGCCGCAACGTCCGACCCATCACCCGCTACTTCCCGGAACTGGTCGAGGCGTTTCGTCGAGAACTGCCGCAACGGTGTGTGCTCGACGGCGAGATCGTCATCGCCTCGGGCGACCGGCTGGACTTCGAAGCACTGCAACAGCGCATTCATCCCGCCAAGAGCCGCGTCGACCTGCTGTCACGGGAGACCCCGGCGAGTTTCGTCGCCTTCGACGTTCTGGCGCTGGACGACGTCGATCTTCGCGGCGAACCGATGGCCCGACGCCACGCCCTGCTGCGTGAGGCACTTGCCGGAGTGTCGGCACCGGTTCACCTGACACCGGTGACCGGCGACTCGGACGTCGCGACGCAGTGGTTCACCAGGTTCGAGGGCGCCGGACTCGACGGCGTGGTCGCCAAGCCGGTCGACGTCGGCTACCAATCCGACAAACGGTTGATGTTGAAGGTCAAACACACCCGTACCGCCGACTGCGTCGTCGCCGGCTACCGGGTCCACAAGAGCGGACCGGATCGCATCGGCTCGTTGCTACTCGGTCTGTACACCGCCGAGGGGGACCTGGCCAACGTCGGAGCCATCGGTGCGTTCACGGCGGCTCGGCGAGCCGAGTTGTTCACCGAACTGCAACCGCTGGTAACCGACCTGGCGGGCCACCCGTGGGCGTGGGAGGAACAGGAGGCCGGGAACCGCACCCCGATGAACGCGTCGGGCAGCAGGTGGGCGGCCGGGAAGGATCTGTCGTTCGTGCCGTTGCGGCCCGAGCTGGTCGTCGAGGTGAAGTACGACCACCTGGAGGGCGACCGCTTTCGGCACACCGCTCAGTTCGTTCGATGGCGTCCGGACCGAACCCCGGAATCCTGTACCTACGAACAGCTGGAGGAGGTCGTCAAGTACGACCTGGCCGAGGTGCTGTCCTCAGGGGACTGA
- a CDS encoding ANTAR domain-containing protein, whose protein sequence is MNHDGAPEHDSIEALSNAVTQLRAERDGLRAAMRHRAVIEQAKGILANRFAVTPDDAFGRLAELSSRTNVKVADLAAAVVAGQLPGDLDTPDYEIPTDQTSQSPSDHLIDDTDLSVDIGGVSARLQLLGSRLAAADSCDALAHTVTGDDCWPKPATAMVFRHEPDGALSLAGSAGLSSSAQSRWARIPPMRDLPLISVVNHRSAVVVTDPTAIARHFPVSGEHRDEAVIAVPLNHDDHVVGVLAMTWGEAPPDPEVVLSRMTAVADTCARRFEKLTAKPADEPAEPGALALFLEAMSEPAVVLGPVWSNGQVVDFTIELASPAARDAARIEQLNQSGGTLLTTLPEVGSRVLLPALTEVLNTGDPRQLSDVFIAGEREGTAVDYRIDARAVRLWDRIIFTWRVAGDAERLWEQTRFTETATHSGSIRFDPDTGHTQWSPGALALLGREPGDEPADISFLTELANPDDADRLRRDLNAAPGDTIRGRIRGVGDFAGREFAVTVHAEPANGTVTVVLRDVRAAGDVGGEHDRIAAAAERARLIETETRLKALTAPISQTVDHIACRAVETEPGGPAWHDTIRLGEGTILVVVGEVTSGPVDITVARLRHAAIGYAIAGMAPDEILTNLNSLCCHHGDATAAVSIATLDAKENLTDWASAGRNAPIVVDAVGRARWQSGALGMALGAAPGLKYQANRVELEPASRLFLYTESILTIPDTPLPETLAALLSAATRPDPDDALGELSRALPHLDRPLCLVSAQLAG, encoded by the coding sequence ATGAACCACGACGGCGCGCCGGAGCACGACTCGATCGAGGCGCTGTCCAACGCGGTCACGCAACTGCGTGCCGAACGGGACGGCCTCCGCGCCGCCATGCGCCATCGCGCGGTCATCGAGCAGGCGAAGGGCATCCTCGCCAACCGGTTCGCCGTCACCCCCGACGACGCGTTCGGTCGGTTGGCCGAACTGTCCAGCCGAACCAACGTCAAGGTCGCCGACCTGGCGGCGGCGGTGGTCGCCGGCCAGTTGCCCGGTGACCTCGATACCCCTGACTACGAGATACCCACCGATCAGACATCTCAATCCCCATCGGACCACCTGATCGACGACACCGATCTGTCCGTCGACATCGGTGGGGTGTCGGCGCGGCTGCAGTTGCTGGGTTCTCGACTGGCGGCGGCGGATTCATGCGATGCGTTGGCGCACACCGTGACCGGAGACGACTGCTGGCCGAAACCGGCGACGGCGATGGTGTTTCGACATGAACCCGACGGGGCGTTGAGCCTGGCGGGTTCGGCGGGGTTGTCGTCGTCGGCGCAGAGCCGGTGGGCCCGGATACCACCCATGAGGGATCTTCCGCTGATCTCGGTGGTGAATCACCGATCGGCGGTCGTGGTGACCGATCCGACGGCGATCGCCCGCCATTTCCCGGTGTCGGGAGAACACCGAGACGAAGCCGTGATCGCGGTGCCGCTCAACCATGACGATCACGTCGTGGGGGTCCTCGCCATGACCTGGGGCGAGGCACCACCCGACCCCGAGGTGGTGCTGTCGCGGATGACGGCGGTGGCCGACACCTGCGCCCGACGCTTCGAGAAGTTGACCGCCAAACCGGCCGACGAACCGGCCGAGCCGGGCGCGCTCGCGTTGTTCCTGGAGGCGATGAGCGAACCGGCCGTCGTGCTCGGTCCCGTATGGTCGAACGGTCAGGTCGTCGACTTCACCATCGAACTGGCCTCCCCCGCCGCTCGCGACGCCGCCCGGATCGAGCAGCTCAACCAGTCCGGCGGCACCCTGTTGACCACGCTTCCCGAGGTGGGCAGCCGCGTGTTGCTGCCGGCGCTGACCGAGGTCTTGAACACCGGCGACCCCCGCCAACTGTCCGATGTGTTCATCGCGGGTGAGCGTGAGGGGACCGCCGTCGACTACCGGATCGACGCGCGAGCGGTACGGCTGTGGGATCGGATCATTTTCACCTGGCGAGTCGCCGGCGACGCCGAACGGCTGTGGGAACAGACCCGGTTCACCGAGACCGCGACCCACAGCGGATCGATCCGGTTCGATCCCGACACCGGCCACACCCAATGGAGCCCGGGGGCACTCGCCCTGCTCGGGCGCGAACCCGGCGACGAACCCGCCGACATCTCGTTTCTCACCGAACTCGCCAACCCCGACGACGCCGACCGGCTGCGCCGTGACCTCAATGCCGCACCGGGCGACACGATCCGGGGGCGGATCCGAGGCGTCGGAGACTTCGCGGGGCGCGAGTTCGCGGTCACCGTCCACGCCGAACCCGCCAATGGCACCGTCACCGTGGTGCTGCGCGACGTTCGAGCCGCCGGTGACGTCGGCGGAGAACACGACCGGATCGCGGCGGCCGCCGAACGGGCCCGACTGATCGAGACCGAAACCCGGTTGAAAGCCCTGACCGCACCGATCAGTCAGACCGTCGACCACATCGCCTGTCGTGCCGTCGAAACCGAACCCGGCGGTCCCGCCTGGCACGACACGATCCGACTCGGTGAGGGCACCATCCTGGTCGTGGTCGGTGAGGTGACGTCCGGGCCCGTCGACATCACGGTGGCACGGCTTCGCCACGCCGCCATCGGATACGCGATCGCCGGTATGGCTCCCGACGAGATCCTGACCAACCTGAACTCGCTGTGCTGTCACCACGGCGACGCCACCGCCGCGGTATCGATCGCGACGTTGGACGCCAAGGAGAACCTGACCGATTGGGCGTCGGCGGGCCGAAACGCGCCGATCGTGGTCGACGCGGTCGGCCGGGCCCGATGGCAATCGGGTGCATTGGGCATGGCGTTGGGCGCGGCACCTGGGCTGAAATACCAGGCCAACCGGGTCGAGTTGGAGCCGGCGAGTCGGTTGTTCCTGTACACCGAGAGCATTCTGACCATTCCCGACACTCCGCTGCCGGAAACGCTCGCGGCACTGCTGTCGGCGGCTACCCGACCCGATCCCGACGATGCCCTCGGTGAACTGTCCCGGGCTCTGCCGCACCTGGACAGACCACTGTGTCTGGTGTCGGCGCAGTTGGCCGGATAG
- a CDS encoding cytochrome P450 — translation MSRLREDSIPIESSDVSLSLFRSGYTFISDRLRRWGSEAFQARLLGRSTIFLRGRSAAQIFYDNTKFTRVGAIPQPVKGTLFGKGTVHGLDGSAHRHRKAMFLRLLDDEATAEIVRLARIGWERSLPETGLRRPIVLFDESVQVFAAAVSRWAGLAVDVPGFVDHARDLAMIIDGFGSIGIGQVRARMARLRSRAWARSYIRAVREGTVAIPPDRAVSVIALHRDHRNRRLPLDTAADELLNILRPTVAVAWFVTFAARALHDHPQWREPLEAQDAQVVRAFTQEVRRYFPFAPFLAAWPRREFVWRGHRFRPGTRVVLDLYGTDHDPAIWRSPGDFDPSRFTAWQPDAFELIPQGGGEPDDGHRCPGEPLAIALLEQAATVLARTPAHLAAQRLTYPMSRFPTRIPSGVVMLPR, via the coding sequence ATGAGCCGGTTGCGTGAGGACTCGATACCGATCGAATCCAGCGATGTGTCCCTGTCCCTGTTCCGATCCGGGTACACCTTCATCTCCGACCGGCTGCGGAGGTGGGGGAGCGAGGCCTTCCAGGCGCGTCTGCTCGGGCGGTCCACGATATTCCTTCGCGGACGGTCAGCCGCGCAGATCTTCTACGACAACACTAAGTTCACGCGGGTGGGGGCGATACCCCAGCCGGTCAAGGGCACATTGTTCGGCAAGGGCACGGTTCACGGACTGGACGGTTCGGCGCACCGTCATCGCAAGGCGATGTTTCTGCGCCTGCTCGACGACGAGGCCACCGCCGAGATCGTCCGGCTGGCCCGAATCGGGTGGGAACGGTCCCTGCCCGAAACCGGGCTGCGGCGTCCCATCGTGTTGTTCGACGAGTCGGTGCAGGTGTTCGCCGCCGCGGTCAGTCGGTGGGCGGGATTGGCCGTCGACGTCCCGGGTTTCGTCGACCACGCTCGCGACCTGGCGATGATCATCGACGGATTCGGTTCGATCGGTATCGGTCAGGTCCGAGCTCGGATGGCGCGGTTGCGGTCTCGGGCCTGGGCACGTTCCTACATCCGAGCCGTCCGGGAGGGGACAGTGGCGATACCGCCGGACCGGGCGGTGTCGGTGATCGCCCTGCACCGGGATCACCGCAATCGGCGGTTGCCACTCGATACGGCCGCCGACGAGCTGCTCAACATCCTGCGCCCGACCGTGGCGGTGGCCTGGTTCGTCACGTTCGCGGCGCGCGCGTTGCACGATCACCCGCAGTGGCGGGAACCGTTGGAGGCGCAGGACGCGCAGGTGGTGCGGGCGTTCACTCAGGAGGTGCGGCGGTACTTCCCGTTCGCGCCGTTCCTGGCCGCCTGGCCGCGACGTGAGTTCGTGTGGCGAGGCCACCGGTTTCGCCCGGGCACCCGGGTCGTGCTGGACCTGTACGGCACCGACCACGACCCGGCGATCTGGCGAAGCCCCGGCGACTTCGACCCGTCACGGTTCACGGCGTGGCAGCCGGACGCGTTCGAGCTGATCCCGCAGGGTGGTGGTGAGCCCGACGACGGACATCGGTGCCCCGGCGAGCCGCTGGCGATCGCGCTGCTGGAACAGGCCGCCACCGTCCTGGCGCGGACACCGGCACATCTGGCGGCACAGCGGTTGACCTATCCGATGTCACGGTTTCCCACCCGCATTCCCAGCGGAGTGGTCATGTTGCCGCGGTGA
- a CDS encoding ROK family transcriptional regulator, with protein MSPARTSEDLRAHNRARLLRAVHDHGASLTRAQLTEQLGMARGTASVLVAELAEAKLVTENPTEQLGRGRPSQVPGPHPAGPIALTVALREDGWELAAAEVGGATTSLGDFEHDGVPQAIFTDIATELERCRDRYGSRLIGVGISVAGPVRQGRLVHVSEPTWQLLDVNRWLRPGDLPVHLANDATLAALAEARRGRLRGTDVALHLHVDFGVGGCLVHDGRPITGAHGIAGEFGHMRLTGGDEPCSCGATGCWGQQVGVMPLLRGYGVGGGYRDGRSRARQLLESAATGDARAREVLERNARALGSGIGGLVNAHDPRIVTLSGMGTALLTNAADSLRESYLAALMRYHRTQPPELVAADLGPRGPLLGAAELVYDAFLTPEGIEGFSRVTAAT; from the coding sequence ATGTCACCGGCCCGAACCAGTGAAGACCTGCGAGCCCACAACCGAGCGCGACTGCTGCGCGCCGTGCACGATCACGGCGCGAGCCTGACTCGAGCACAACTGACCGAACAGCTGGGCATGGCCCGCGGCACCGCGTCGGTGCTGGTCGCCGAACTCGCCGAGGCGAAGCTCGTCACCGAGAATCCGACCGAACAACTGGGGCGAGGTCGCCCCAGCCAAGTCCCCGGCCCGCACCCGGCGGGTCCGATCGCGTTGACCGTCGCGCTGCGCGAAGACGGCTGGGAGTTGGCCGCCGCTGAGGTGGGAGGTGCCACCACCTCACTGGGCGACTTCGAACACGACGGTGTTCCCCAGGCGATCTTCACCGACATCGCCACCGAGCTGGAGCGGTGCCGCGACCGGTACGGATCACGCCTGATCGGGGTCGGGATCTCAGTGGCCGGCCCGGTCCGGCAGGGCCGACTGGTTCACGTGTCCGAACCGACCTGGCAACTGCTCGACGTGAACCGTTGGCTGCGGCCCGGTGATCTACCGGTGCACCTCGCCAACGACGCGACCCTGGCCGCGCTGGCCGAGGCCAGGCGTGGTCGGCTGCGCGGCACCGATGTCGCGTTGCACCTGCATGTGGACTTCGGGGTGGGTGGCTGTCTCGTTCACGACGGACGCCCGATCACCGGCGCCCACGGCATCGCCGGGGAGTTCGGCCACATGAGACTGACCGGCGGCGACGAGCCGTGCTCCTGCGGGGCGACCGGCTGCTGGGGACAGCAGGTCGGAGTCATGCCGCTGCTGCGCGGCTACGGTGTCGGCGGCGGTTACCGCGACGGCCGGAGCCGAGCACGGCAACTGTTGGAGTCGGCCGCAACCGGTGACGCCCGAGCCCGCGAGGTGCTGGAACGCAATGCGCGCGCCCTCGGCAGTGGCATCGGTGGGCTGGTCAATGCACACGACCCCCGAATCGTGACGCTGTCGGGGATGGGAACCGCGTTGTTGACGAACGCGGCCGACAGTCTGCGCGAGTCCTATCTGGCGGCGCTCATGCGCTATCACCGCACTCAGCCGCCGGAGCTGGTGGCGGCCGACCTGGGCCCCCGCGGCCCACTGTTGGGTGCCGCCGAGCTGGTCTACGACGCGTTCCTGACCCCTGAGGGGATCGAGGGATTCAGCCGCGTCACCGCGGCAACATGA
- a CDS encoding DUF1453 domain-containing protein — translation MSLLNNPVVITGIVIVAVAYVVIKRSIGEPLNVRDLVVPPLVLLVLGARELAEVEGLTPTDLGWLVATLLVGAACGGARAGAIRLYLRDGVLWQRYTRRTFIIWPLSVLVSGGFGFLATAAGMSDDATSVLLSIGVSLAGEGIVAGARGLLAGGRFATESRDSAVAHQAVLAEAAQRMRSVRRR, via the coding sequence ATGAGTCTGCTAAATAATCCGGTGGTGATCACCGGGATCGTGATCGTCGCCGTGGCCTACGTGGTGATCAAACGATCGATCGGCGAACCGTTGAACGTCCGGGACCTGGTGGTGCCGCCGCTGGTCCTCCTCGTCCTGGGGGCGCGGGAGTTGGCGGAGGTGGAGGGATTGACGCCCACCGACCTGGGCTGGCTGGTCGCCACCCTCCTTGTCGGGGCCGCCTGTGGCGGTGCTCGGGCCGGTGCCATCCGCCTGTACCTGCGCGACGGCGTGCTCTGGCAGCGCTACACCCGGCGCACCTTCATCATCTGGCCGCTCTCGGTCCTGGTCTCCGGAGGATTCGGATTCCTGGCGACGGCCGCCGGAATGTCGGATGACGCCACGTCGGTCCTGCTGTCGATAGGTGTCAGCCTGGCCGGCGAGGGCATCGTCGCGGGAGCGAGGGGACTGCTGGCCGGTGGCCGGTTCGCCACCGAAAGCCGTGACTCGGCGGTGGCCCATCAAGCAGTCCTCGCCGAAGCGGCACAACGGATGCGATCGGTTCGCCGCCGATGA
- the ligD gene encoding non-homologous end-joining DNA ligase: protein MSGDERTEVTIDGERLTLTRPHKVMYPDTGFTKAEVIDYYLTVADHLLPHLADRPVTRIRYPNGTSEMKFYEKNAPKGTPEWVRTENLPTPGSSKGRAFTDFVVVERVATLAWLGNLAALELHTTQWKVEQKEEPRHPDRLVADLDPGEGAGMAECVEVALILRDRLAQDGLTAYPKSSGKKGVHLCCPIAAEQTDGVVSDYARRVAYELSEEYGDLITANMRKIHRTGRVFIDWSQNNAAKTTVAPYSLRNLGSPTVSTPLTWDELQSGMDVAMPPETVVSRLESHGDLWAPLLEPGPRVPED, encoded by the coding sequence ATGTCGGGGGACGAACGTACCGAGGTCACTATCGACGGTGAGCGGCTGACTTTGACCCGGCCGCACAAGGTCATGTATCCCGATACCGGGTTCACCAAGGCCGAGGTCATCGACTACTACCTCACCGTCGCCGACCACCTGCTGCCCCACCTCGCCGACCGGCCGGTCACCCGGATCCGGTACCCCAACGGCACCTCCGAGATGAAGTTCTACGAGAAGAACGCGCCCAAGGGCACCCCGGAGTGGGTGCGCACCGAGAACCTTCCCACCCCCGGCTCCTCCAAGGGGCGGGCCTTCACCGACTTCGTCGTGGTGGAGCGGGTGGCGACGTTGGCGTGGCTGGGCAACCTCGCGGCCCTCGAACTCCACACCACTCAGTGGAAAGTGGAGCAGAAGGAGGAACCCCGTCACCCCGACCGCCTGGTCGCCGACCTCGACCCGGGGGAGGGCGCCGGCATGGCCGAATGCGTCGAGGTGGCGTTGATCCTGCGTGACCGGTTGGCGCAAGACGGGTTGACCGCCTATCCGAAGAGCTCCGGAAAGAAGGGCGTCCACCTGTGCTGCCCGATCGCGGCCGAACAGACCGACGGCGTGGTGTCCGACTATGCACGTCGGGTCGCCTATGAACTGTCCGAAGAGTACGGTGACCTGATCACGGCGAACATGCGCAAGATCCATCGCACCGGGCGGGTGTTCATCGACTGGAGCCAGAACAACGCCGCCAAGACCACGGTGGCGCCGTACTCACTGCGCAACCTCGGATCACCCACGGTGTCCACGCCGCTGACCTGGGACGAACTCCAGTCGGGTATGGACGTGGCGATGCCACCGGAGACGGTGGTGAGCCGACTGGAGAGCCACGGCGACCTGTGGGCGCCGCTACTGGAACCGGGCCCACGGGTACCCGAGGACTGA